The following proteins are encoded in a genomic region of Sparus aurata chromosome 11, fSpaAur1.1, whole genome shotgun sequence:
- the LOC115591505 gene encoding ice-structuring glycoprotein-like — translation MKLILSLTLIWALSSTAGALECQTCTNTQCSSQAPVTCASETMCITANIQANSSGVTVPQIFKGCASSSLCPATGPQTFSVNLGASGAVTSAECCNTDNCNAATLPAPATPTANSLQCNSCTNQLCNTAITCRGNEDRCFQASLTNSGTTSPAFGCTSSNICTAAPALGSLPFMGSVGTLNSGPTCCGTSLCNAIMATTTTAAPTTTTTAPATAAPTTAAPATAAPTTAAPATAAPTTVAPATAAPTTAAPATAAPTTAAPATAAPTTAAPATAAPATAAPATAAPTTAAPATAAPTTAAPATAAPTTAAPATAAPATAAPATAAPTTAAPATAAPTTAAPATAAPTTTASDACCIRLEQGNRDAPPMKPPGLCNGDAWNCVTA, via the exons ATGAAGCTGATCCTTTCTCTGACTCTCATCTGGGCACTCTCCAGCACAG CTGGAGCACTTGAGTGTCAAACTTGCACCAATACACAGTGTTCAAGCCAGGCGCCTGTGACATGCGCTTCAGAGACGATGTGTATAACAGCTAATATTCAAG CCAATTCATCTGGAGTGACAGTGCCACAGATCTTCAAGGGATGTGCATCTTCCTCACTGTGTCCAGCCACAGGCCCTCAGACATTTTCAGTCAACTTGGGTGCTTCCGGTGCAGTTACATCTGCTGAATGCTGCAACACAGATAACTGTAACGCAGCAACTCTACCTG cTCCCGCGACTCCGACAGCCAACAGCCTACAGTGTAACTCTTGTACCAACCAACTATGCAACACTGCGATAACATGCAGGGGAAACGAGGACCGATGCTTTCAAGCGAGTT TGACAAATTCAGGCACCACTTCTCCAGCCTTTGGCTGTACATCTTCAAACATATGTACAGCTGCTCCAGCCCTGGGTAGCCTACCTTTCATGGGAAGTGTTGGGACACTCAACAGTGGACCGACCTGTTGTGGGACCAGTTTGTGTAATGCTATCATGGCAACAACAAcgactgctgcccccacaaccacgacaa CTGCCCCTGCAACTGCTGCCCCAACGACTGCTGCCCCAGCAACTGCTGCCCCAACGACTGCTGCCCCTGCAACTGCTGCCCCAACGACTGTTGCCCCCGCAACTGCTGCCCCAACGACTGCTGCCCCCGcaactgctgccccaacaacagCTGCCCCAGCAACTGCTGCCCCAACGACTGCTGCCCCTGCAACTGCTGCACCTGCAACTGCTGCTCCCGCAACTGCTGCCCCAACGACTGCTGCCCCCGcaactgctgccccaacaacagCTGCCCCCGCAACTGCTGCCCCAACGACTGCTGCCCCTGCAACTGCTGCACCTGCAACTGCTGCTCCCGcaactgctgccccaacaacagCTGCCCCTGCAACTGCTGCCCCAACGACTGCTGCCCCTGCAACTGCTGCCCCAACCACTACTGCCAGTGATGCCTGCTGTATCAGATTAG AACAGGGTAACAGGGATGCTCCACCTATGAAGCCACCAGGACTCTGCAATGGTGATGCCTGGAACTGTGTTACTGCGTGA